The nucleotide sequence ATAAACAGATAACATTTTGTCTCTATCTACCATGGCATCGATATATTCCTCATCAACGCACCCTGCTTCTACAAGCATCTGACCGCAATAGCGGATCGCTTCTTCTTTGGTTTTAAAAGATCGATTGAGCTCGATCATGTCGAATGGCAAACTTTGCATGCTGTTTTCCTCCCTTAAGCTGTCTGTTTCAAATATTGTGCAATCGATTCGTATTTTTGCGGATTGACCATGCTGTTGACTGATAAATGAATGGATTGAGGTGCAGCCATCTGTACTTTTTCCGCTAAACTTTCTTTGGCTACGATCAGTGAATCAGGTTCATCTTTTAAATCTTGGATATTGACTTTTCTTAACGGGATAGTTAAATGGTTCTTGTCTAATATATCTTTGAGCACGGTCATCCCCATTGTTGCTGATCCGGAACGATCATCGTGGACAAGTAGAATCTCTTTGATTTGTTTGATGTTTGCTGAAAGAAACTCTTCTGCTGGCTCATTCTCAATTTCAGAAACTGATGTTTTCTGCTTGCTGCTTAATTCTTGAATGATTTCATCATATCGAGGTGAATTCAAAAAGTTTTCTACTGAGACAAAACGCGCGCTCGGTGCTTTTTGTTTTGCTCTTTCTTGTAGTTCGACCTGAGTAACGATCAATGTATTCGAGTCATCTGTCAGTTGGCTGATTGCTTGATTGGTCACCGTTTGAGGCAAGTCTGCTTCCTGTACTTTTTTTCTCAAGATCGAAGCGCCCATCGCACTTGATCCCATTCCTGCATCACAAGCAAAAATGATTTTTTGTACGCCAGAGAATGTAGCTCCTTGAGGAATACCTTGGGCACCTTTGGAAGCTTGCTTAGCTGCCTTTGTCTCTTGAACAGATTTTTCGAAGTCTTCATTTGTATCTTTCGCATCCGCTTTCAAAATTACTGCAGAAATACCAAACGAAACAGCTGCGGCAACAATCACGCCCAAAATAACAGGAAGGTAAGAATTGAACGGTGTCATCGCTAGAATCGCAATGATCGACCCTGGAGAAGCTGGCGCTCTTAGTCCAGCATCCATCAATTGGAAAATGAAACTTCCTGACATTCCTCCGCCTATAACTGATAAGAATAATAACGGTTTCATCATAACGTAAGGAAAATAGATTTCATGGATCCCGCCTAAAAAGTGAATGATCATGGCTCCTGGTGCTGAAGATTTTGCTGCTCCTTTGCCAAACAAAGTAAAAGCAAGTAATACGCCAAGTCCTGGACCAGGATTTGCTTCAAGCAAGAATAGAATAGATTTTCCAGCCTCTGCTACTTGTTCAGTTCCCAATGGTGTCAAAATCCCATGATTGATTGCATTATTCAAAAATAAGATTTTTGCTGGTTCAATAAAAATACTTGTCAATGGAATCAAATGGGCAGATAAAATGATCTCTACACCTTTTGCCATTGCTTGAGTCAATGCATCGACAACTGGACCAATCGCAGAAAAACCTAATAACGCTAATCCAAAACCGATAAGACCTGCTGAAAAATTATTGACTAGCATTTCAAAACCGGATTTGATCCGTTTTTGGAATAGCTGATCAAATTTCTTGATGGCATATCCACCAAGAGGTCCCATGATCATCGCGCCTAGCATCATTGGAATATCTGTTCCGACAATCACACCCATCGTTGCAATTGCCCCAACAACTGATCCGCGGTCACCAGCAATTACTTTTCCGCCAGTATAACCGATCAATAAAGGAATCAGATAAGTTAGCATTGGGCTTACCATGGTAGCGAAAGCCTCATTTGGTAAATAACCATCTGGGATAAATAGAGCCGTTAATACACCCCAGGCAATCAGTGCTCCAATATTTGGCATGACCATGCTTGATAAAGTACTGCCTAATTTTTGTACCCTCGCTTTTAGCGAAATGTTGTTTTTGGGAATCGTCCGTTCCATTTTGTCTCTCCCTCTCTCCTTTTGATACTCTAATTGTATCCGCTTACTAAAAAGAGAAATAGTCGTACTTTGGCACGAAACTTTGTGCCAAAGGTTTGAGTATGTCAGCAAAATAAAAAGATTTCGGTATCAGAAAACTTCAATTTTAAATAAAACTGTTATTTTAATTTTTTTATAATATGCAAACAATAACTTTTGTTAGCATTTAATTTAGATGTTTTTCATTCTATTATGTTATTAAATTTTATATTGGAGGCCTATCTATGACATTACTGATCAAAAACATGAACATGAAACGTGGTAAAAAACGTGTGATTCGACAATTGAATCTTTTAGTAGAATCAGGAGAAGTAGCTGCTTTGATTGCCCCGAACGGATTTGGCAAAACAACTTTGCTGAATGGCATTGCCCAACTGCTGCCAACAACTTATGATCAATTGTCCCTTCACAACATCTCTCCTACTGCTTATACAGATTATCGCCGGTCTTTCTTTTTTCTAGAATCAACGAATCAGTTATCCGACTATCTATCGGCTGTTGATTATTTGACTTTGATCAAATACTATTGGCAGAGCAAAGTAGAATGCCAAACTGTTTTCCAACGATTGAAGATGACTGAGTACCTTACTTTGCCGATTGGAAAAATGTCTCTAGGAATGAAACAACATGTCTTGCTTGCTGCTTACTTGATCAGTGATTCATCTGTCATGTTATTCGATGAACCGTTGAACGGATTAGACCCAGGAAGTATTGATATCTTGAATAGCCTCATCAGACAATGGCAGAAAGAGGGGAAGACGATTCTTCTTTCTTCCCACGCTATCGCGAATATCCAATCGATTTGTTCTAAAGCATGTTTTCTAAAAAATGGAGAAATCGTCACAGAATCCTCAAATATGGAAGAGATTTTAGCTATTTATCGTAAATTATATGAGGTGTAACTATGTCTTTACTTACATTTGAACGCAATCTCTTACTAAAAAACAAAGTAAACTTTTTATTTCCTCTATTGTTGGTCGTGCTCTTTGCATTCCCACTTTTTTTTGATCATAAACTTGCTTATACAGAATTCGATGAACTGAATCATAACTATGAAGAGATGCAACGTTTGATTGAAACGTTGAAAGAAGATGAGAATGAGAAAGAATTTGTGGAAAGTTTAGAGAAAAGCAACAAACTGATCGAAGCAATCTTACATGCAAAAAACACAGGGAATGTCCAGCAAATGGTCGAAGCAACTTATCATTATGAAAAAGATATACTGGATCGACTGATTTCTGGTCAAAGACAAGGAATTCCAATCATTGAACAACAAAAACGTGTCGAGTTGCTCCGTTATATGAAAGAACATCAGATCCAAAGATATTCTATTTTTGACTTGCCAGCGCATCTCCCTTTAGCAAATTACTACGAAAATATTTTTTCAGGAATGATTTCTAGTTTTTTGATTTTATGTATAACCGCCTTGTTTCTTTCTTCCATCATCTCTTATGAAAAAAGAAAGCAGGTAATCTCTCTAGTCAATCTATTACCGGATAGTATGGTAAAGAAACATAGCATCCGTTTTACCATTTATTATGGTGCAGCTATGCTAAGTCTCGTGATGCCATTTTTGATCGTCTCTATACTAGTAATAATCAAAAATGGTTTGGGAGACTTCCGTTATCCTGTAGGAACGATCATTGGTCAGGAGATACGAATCCTTCCGATGTATGAGTATCTTTTCCAGAGCTTTCTGTTCCTGTTGTTGTGGGTGCTCTTTTTAAGTACAATCAGTTTTCTTCTATCTGCTTTATTTGAACATTCTCTAGTCAATCTTTTAGGTACACTTCTTTGTCTTTTCTTAGCAGAGTATCGCTTGTTTTCTTCGATTGGATGGATAGAATCAATCAGTCATTACTTGCCAACTTCTTATGTTGATTTTCAAAATGTGATCATAGGAGGAGATATTTTCTCGCCACTAGCTTCAGAACAGGTTACTTTCATGAATGGTATCTTGACACTTGGTATATGGAGTATCGTTTTATTATTCATAGGTATGGGCACTATCTATATAAAAAAGAGCTATTAAAACACAAAAATAATAGGGGCGGTGACAAAAACCTTGTCACCGTCCCCTATTTCAAATAAACGGTTTTCTAGAATAAATAGTTTTCAAAAGCTTGCATCCGCAGTAATAAGAACCTCCCAACAAAAATAGCTCCTCTTATTTTTATCTTGGTTGAAGTTATTACTTGATGCAAGGCAGCTTTTTTTACTGTGAACATTGGTTATATATGTCCATGTTCAAAAATCATTTGGACTTCTTCAATGGTTTCCGCATCACTGAGCGCCATTACTTGGTCGATGTCTGAACAGAAAAAGGCTAAATCTTGGAGCACCGCTAACTGATGTTCTTTTTTTAAAGCCACTACAAATAAGAGTGTCGCGATTTTTGGTTCCTCTTTTGTTCCAAAGTCCACACCATCAGGCACTTGGACTAAATAGATTCCTTCTTCTACTACTTCTTCATCTTTGTCAGTCCCATGTGGCAAGGCTACGAAATTCCCGATATAGACACTCGCTTTTTCTTGTCTTTCGATCATTGATTGGATATATGCCGGTTTGATTCCCCCTTGTTGGGTCATCCACTGGCCGATCTCGGTCAACGCTTCTTTCCAATTTTGATAGGATTGATCGAGCAATATTTTTTCTGCTGGTAGCTGTATCATCTTTTCACCTTCATTTCTTTATTTCTTCAATCAGGATTTTCGCTAACAACTGATAAACGATTTCTTTATTTCCTGAGCGGAAGATCTCGGTGTTCAAGTCATTCATGATGATTGCTCCACTGATCTTTCCTAAAAGAATCCCGTCTTTTTCTTGGATTGGCGAAGGCGCCAGCATAACTAACATACGGGACAAATCGACTGGCTGTCTATCCATCCCTTCAATGGTCAACGGATGTTTCAAATTGAAAATACAAAAGATCGGTTTAGAAATCAATGAGCTGGATGTATGGAATAACCCCATATTTGTATGAGGAATACCGATAGGTGCTTGTTCATATCGCTTAAGCAGCCGGCGATGAACCACCTCTTCATCCGTTACTAGTCCTTCAGGAAAATAAGGAAATAAGCTGCGAATCGTTTCGGAAATCGTCTCAGGATTATCCAGTTCTTGGATAAAAAAACGACCGAGTAATTGATTGATTTGATCCATGAAATGCATTGTTTCCTCATAAGTATCTTCTATCATCCACTCGTTATTGCTGTTATACGTAATTTTTTGCCTTTTTTTCTTCTCAATATGCGAAAAAGCTTCTTTTAGCTGCTTGACTTCATCTTCTAGCAGTAGCGGGGAGACTAAAATATATTTTCCACCGTATCCTGGTAAAATAGATGTAGAAATAACAACATCATATTCTTCTTGTAAATCGATTTTTTTTAAATCAGCAATCCGATAGAAATGAATTTGTTGGATGAAGGGAAAATACCTTTTCAATCGTAGTTCCAACATGCTAGTAGAAGCTAATCCACTTGGCGAAAATCCTGCAATACTGATATTGCTTTCTTTCGGACTTCGTTCCAATGAATTCGCAAAATGAAGGACCATATAAGCGATCTCTTCTTCGGATAATTTTTTTTCTTGAAAAATCCGCTCTACTGCTTTACGGATTGCATTCGCAACTTCCTCGTATTGAACCATGATTTTTTCTAAAATCGGATTGGTCAGTGTCTCTTCTTGTAAAACGGCTCTTGAAAACACACCAGATAAATGAGTCAACAGCATTTTGTACAAAGTTTCATCTTCATAAAAATGGACATTCGTCTCTTCACTTACTTCTTGAATCAGTTGTTTTACTAAATAAGCAAGCTGTGTATCGAACGTCTCTTCAAAGAAATTCTGATCAAATGAGTTCGTGAAGTCATTTAATAATCCTGCAAAAAAGACGATCTCATTTACTGGATAAAGTTGTTTTGTCTCAGAAGCGATCCGTGAAAACAATCGTTTAGCTGTCTGTAGTAATTCTTTGTTTGCCAGACTATTATATGTCTCATTTGTCAGTAAATGATTTTTAGTCACACGCTCCATCGTCAATGTCAGCATCAAAACCAAATGTTCAAGCTTTCTATCACTTAGATTGGTCTTTTTTTGGATCAATTCTTCCCCGATTACTTTGCGTGCAAGAGATAGATGTTGCGGATCAACGAATCGAAAAAAATAATTCAGTGATGCATCGAAAGAAATACTATGAAAAAGTTCATATTCATTGATTTCTAATTCTAATACATTTGCTGTCAGAAGCCGGCGGTATTTTTCCGGTCCTTCGATCTCGTATCCCTGGTTCCGAATGATTTCCAAAGGCAGTTGGCGAATACTTTCTTCCAACTGTTTGATATCTGCATAAAAAGTGGTATTACTGATGCGATATGATTCCATGAAATGAGCAAGACTCAACGGCTCTGTCGTCAGTAACAACTCGGCTAAAATCGCGTGTTGTCGTTTAGCAGTGGATAAGTCATTACTTTTCCCATCTGTATTTTCTTTTAATTGCTCTAATACTTCTTCTGATGCCTCAATGACAAATGAGCCTCTAGCTGCTTTTTTCAAAGAAGCATTTACCGATTTCAATGAGACTTCAAGATTATCTAATTCGCGGTAAATAGTCCGTTTACTGACCTTCAATAAATTCATCATTTTTTGGATAGATACAGGTGACGGGCTACTGAGAAATTCTGCTAATAATTGTTTTTCTCTGGGCGATAAATACATCTTATATTTCTCCCTTCACGAGTTTTTCGTATTCATTCGTAGCTACCCAATGTTCAACTAGAACTAGCCGAGGGATCTTTTCTTCTAGCTGTTCAGTTACAGCTAGTTCTCTTTGTGCGATATAAATCGTTTCTTCTTGGATTTTGATTTTTTCTATTGATTCTTTTGAGATAACAAACTGTTTTTTCGCTTTTTTTGCTAATTGACTTAAAATCGTCATGCCCATAGTTTGTGAGCCGCGTCTGTTGTTTTTATACAAAAATACAATATTAGCAGGCGACGTTTTTTGTTCTGTGATATCTGCTATCTCTTTTTTTTCTTCCCGCTTTGGAAATTGGATCGCTTCTTTTATTCGTGACAGCAAGATATCTGTTTCCAAAAAGTGATCCAGTACATAGATTTGACTTTGAGGTACTTTTTCTCTTGCAAGACCCGCTAGTTCATGTTGCACGATAACCAGCTGATTTACTTGGTTATTCAATTCATAGATAGAGCTGTATCCGACAGAAAGATCGATTTTTTCTGCTGCTAATTTCTTTTTCAGCAGGGCGGCTCCCATAGCACTTGATCCCATACCTGAGTCGCAAGCAAAAATGACGGAATGAATGATAGATGGTTCCAAGATTTCTCCCCTTTCTTTGACCGTTTTGTTCTCTTTTTCTTTATTTGGTAATTTCAATAGTATCGCTGCACAAATGAAGGTCACAAATGTACTGATTGCTATCCCTATACTTACCCCAGCTAGTTGTGGATAAGGCGCATTGGCAAAAATCACGAGTAGTGACCCAGGCGATACAGGTGCAGCTAATCCCGTATCTAACCATTGAAATATCAACGTGCCGCTTGCCCCACCAGCCATTACAGCTAAAAATAGATACGGTCGCAGCAAGACAAATGGAAAATAGATTTCGTGAATCCCGCCAATCGCATGGATCATCAATGCTCCACTCGCATTTACTTTTTCCTGTTTTTCTGCAAAACAAAGGATAGAAAGTAAGATCCCTAAACCAGGTCCAGGATTTGCCTCCATCAAAAATAAGGAAGAGTACCCGACTGTTTGTGAGAATTCGATTCCTAAAGGTGTCAATACACCATGATTGATTGCATTATTGAAAAATAGTACTTTTAGAGGTTCTAAGATCAGACTGACAAGTGGTAACAGATTCATTGTGACTAGCCAAGACACAACGGAGGCGAGCAACAAGTGAACACTATTTAAAACTGGTTCAATAAAAACGATTCCAATTATACAAATAACGCTACCAGTCAGTCCTACTAGTAGGTTGCTGACAAGCATTTCATATCCAGCCTTGAATTTCACATGGAATCTAGAAACAAATTGTTCATATACGATGCCGGCAAGCGGCCCGATAATCATCGCTCCTACGATTTGTGGAGCATTGGAACGAGCGATCAACCCTAAAGAAGCAATTGCACCGGCGACTGCCCCTTTTTGTCCCCCTACCGATTTCCCGCCTGAATAACTGATCAAGATGGGTAAAAGCAGCTGGATCATCCAATGGCATACCTCTTCTAATGTGGTGTGCAAATCGCCAGACACACCTTTTGTTGCTAATGACAAGATTCCCCAAGCGATAAACAGACTTAGATTTGGCATGATCATTTCATTTAAGTGATGTCCAGCTTTTCTCAGTTGTTTCATAGACACGCGACTGCTGTTGTTTGCTTTCCATTTGTATTCCATCTTTTTCACCATACTTCTATTTATTGATGGACGGATTTTATGTAGAAAAAGCAGCAAACGAAAAACCGTCTGCTGCTTTCAGCTATCTGGGAACTATTTGCCTGGTTCAGTCGCAATGATTGCTAGTTCACCTTGGACCGCCCACTCAGAAACGCCATTTGGAATAATACAGCTTGTTCCTTTTTCTAATGGATATGTTTTTCCGTCAACGACAAGGTCTCCTGCTCCTTCGATTACCGTCATCAATGTATAAGGGGCTTGTTTTTTGAAAGATGTGATTCCTTTAATATCCCACTCATATACATTGAAAAACTCAGTTTCTAAATAAGTGACGATCGATGAATTCCCTTTTCGGACTTCTTTGATTTGTAATTCTGGTGTTTTCGCAGGGACAGTTGTTACATCGATCGATTGTTGGATATGCAGCTCTCTTGTTTGTCCTTGCGCATCTTTTCTGTCGTAGTCATACACGCGGTAAGTCGTGTCAGAACTTTGCTGTGTTTCTAAAATCATGATTCCTTTACCAATAGCATGGATCGTTCCGCTTGGTACATAAAAGAAATCACCTTTTTTAACTGGTACTTTCTTCAAAAGGTCATCCCAGCGCCCATCTTTGATCATCTCAGCTAGTTCTTCTCTTGTCTTTGCATGATGACCATAGATGATTTCTGCACCAGGTTCAGCATCGATGATATACCAGCATTCAGTTTTTCCTAATTCACCTTCATGTTTCATCCCATAGGCATCATCTGGATGTACTTGTACAGATAGATCATCTTCTGCGTCTAAGATCTTGATCAATAATGGAAACACTGGTTCTGAAGGATGGCCAAACAATTCCTTGTGTTCTGACCATAGTTCATCTAATCTTTTCCCTTTGAATTCGCCATTTTCTACTACACTGACACCATGAGGATGCGCACTGATCGCCCAATCTTCTCCGATTTTATCGTTAGGGATATCAAAACCAAAGACTGAACGTAAACGACTTCCTCCCCAAATTTTTTCTTGAAAAACTGGTTTTAAAAACATAGGTTCCTGCATAATTCAAACTCCTCTCATTTTTCATAGCTATTATAGCATTATTTCGGTAATACCGCTTTCTCTTTCAAAAAGTTTTCAACAATTTCATCTCGACATATGAGATACTCCGCACGATGATCGACAGGATGTACGCGATTTGACAAAAATATCAACGCTTCTTGTGTTTTTATATCAATCAAGAAAAACGTACCTGTATAACCAGTATGAAAAAGAATCGCATGACCGTCTTCTACATCCTTTTTTAAGTCCCATCCTAAAGAACGATAGCCATTTTTTTTCGGTGTTTGATCTTGCAGTAAAGAATCAATCGTCTCTTCTTCTAAAAAACGACCATTACGGATTTTTCCCTTGTTCAAATACATTTGGACAAAAGTAATGCTGTCTTTCAAATCAATAAAGAGACCCGCGTTACCTGCATGTTCAGCCAAAACTCTTGCTTTCGGATCATGAGTTTGTCCACGCAAAACCTCACCCGAAGGCAGTTGTTCTGTGGGAACGATTTTTTTGGAAGGAAAAGGAAGAAATAAGCTGTTCATCATTCCTAATGGTTCCAATACTTGTTCTTGAAAGATTTCCACTGCAGTTTCTTGGTAAATTTCCTCTAGCATCAACCCAAGAAGAATCGTACCGGCATCTGTATATTTTACTTCTTTTCCTAGTTGCTCACCTGGTTCTAGCTTCAAATAAGCGGCGATCAATTCTTCCTGAGATAGCTTATCTCTGTTTGGTATCCATGTTTTGATATCAGAAGTATGTGTCAGTAAATGACGCAAAGTGATTGTCTGATTTTCAAATTCAGGAAGATATTTATGAAGCGGTTGATCGAGTTCTATCTTTCCATCTTCTAATAGACGTAAAACTAATGAAGTGGTTGCAACGACTTTCGTCAGTGAGGCTGCATCAAACAACAGATCTTCTGTCATCAGCTGCTTTTCAGGAACGACTTGGGCAAAGCCGGCTGTAAATGTTTCTACTTGATTTTCTTTTATGAAGGCGACTGCTACACCTGGATAAAATCCTTCTTCCATCTTTTTCAAAATAAGCTGTTTCGTGTGTGGATACATCTTTTTCTCCTGCTTTTCTATCAGATTCTTACAGTCCAAGCTTAAAGCTTAATCTATGAGGAATCAACCTTTTTTACACAAAAAAACTGCGCGAAAAACCGCGCAGTTTCCCCCGGTATACTATTTTCTCTTTCTATCTCTAGAATAAGCGATAGTATGACCGTTCATAAAATGACGAGACATGCGACAATCGTTAAGAAAGAAAAAGTTAAGCGTCGCATCGAATGTCAGTTTTATTCTTTTCTTTTGGCTCACTGACGAACCACCATTCGATTCCTATAGCATCATAGATTGTGAGTACTGTGTGCTTTTTGTCTAAGAAGAAATCAACTGATAGTTGCTGCAAGTGAGCAATCAGTCCTTCCATGCTTTCAGTATCGATCATGAATTTCAGAAAATCAAGTCCAATCACTTCATCTGTAGGCAAATCAATTGCGCCTCCGCTAGCTTCTGTCAAACCAACATGGAAATCTCCTTCATTCAATACATGGATGCCCTCTTCTTCATTATGTACCTTCAAACCAAGTACATGATTAAGAAATTGGCGTTCTTTTGTTAAGTTAGTAACATTTAAATGGATTTTTTCAAAATAAGAACCTGTTGATAGTTTACTGAATTTTTCTTCAGATTTTCTTAATAATGCTTCTTGATCCATTGTTTCTGGAATTTCTCTTTGGTCGTTCTTATTCTCTTCATGGTAAATTTCCAATTCATTCTCTTCTGGGTCTACGAGCAAAATCCCCATACGTCCATGATCTTCTAAAGCTTCTTTGATTGGATAATTCATTTTACGGATACGACAAAGGATATCTGCCATTTCTTCTGTGCTAGGGATAATCAATGAAAAACGGTTCAGCTTTTTGATCACCCCCATGTGATCATTCGCTCTAGGACTTTCTTCCAGCAGCAACATTTCACTTCCAGCTTC is from Enterococcus faecium and encodes:
- a CDS encoding PTS mannitol-specific transporter subunit IIBC, producing the protein MERTIPKNNISLKARVQKLGSTLSSMVMPNIGALIAWGVLTALFIPDGYLPNEAFATMVSPMLTYLIPLLIGYTGGKVIAGDRGSVVGAIATMGVIVGTDIPMMLGAMIMGPLGGYAIKKFDQLFQKRIKSGFEMLVNNFSAGLIGFGLALLGFSAIGPVVDALTQAMAKGVEIILSAHLIPLTSIFIEPAKILFLNNAINHGILTPLGTEQVAEAGKSILFLLEANPGPGLGVLLAFTLFGKGAAKSSAPGAMIIHFLGGIHEIYFPYVMMKPLLFLSVIGGGMSGSFIFQLMDAGLRAPASPGSIIAILAMTPFNSYLPVILGVIVAAAVSFGISAVILKADAKDTNEDFEKSVQETKAAKQASKGAQGIPQGATFSGVQKIIFACDAGMGSSAMGASILRKKVQEADLPQTVTNQAISQLTDDSNTLIVTQVELQERAKQKAPSARFVSVENFLNSPRYDEIIQELSSKQKTSVSEIENEPAEEFLSANIKQIKEILLVHDDRSGSATMGMTVLKDILDKNHLTIPLRKVNIQDLKDEPDSLIVAKESLAEKVQMAAPQSIHLSVNSMVNPQKYESIAQYLKQTA
- a CDS encoding ABC transporter ATP-binding protein, with the protein product MTLLIKNMNMKRGKKRVIRQLNLLVESGEVAALIAPNGFGKTTLLNGIAQLLPTTYDQLSLHNISPTAYTDYRRSFFFLESTNQLSDYLSAVDYLTLIKYYWQSKVECQTVFQRLKMTEYLTLPIGKMSLGMKQHVLLAAYLISDSSVMLFDEPLNGLDPGSIDILNSLIRQWQKEGKTILLSSHAIANIQSICSKACFLKNGEIVTESSNMEEILAIYRKLYEV
- a CDS encoding ABC transporter permease, with amino-acid sequence MSLLTFERNLLLKNKVNFLFPLLLVVLFAFPLFFDHKLAYTEFDELNHNYEEMQRLIETLKEDENEKEFVESLEKSNKLIEAILHAKNTGNVQQMVEATYHYEKDILDRLISGQRQGIPIIEQQKRVELLRYMKEHQIQRYSIFDLPAHLPLANYYENIFSGMISSFLILCITALFLSSIISYEKRKQVISLVNLLPDSMVKKHSIRFTIYYGAAMLSLVMPFLIVSILVIIKNGLGDFRYPVGTIIGQEIRILPMYEYLFQSFLFLLLWVLFLSTISFLLSALFEHSLVNLLGTLLCLFLAEYRLFSSIGWIESISHYLPTSYVDFQNVIIGGDIFSPLASEQVTFMNGILTLGIWSIVLLFIGMGTIYIKKSY
- a CDS encoding PTS sugar transporter subunit IIA — encoded protein: MIQLPAEKILLDQSYQNWKEALTEIGQWMTQQGGIKPAYIQSMIERQEKASVYIGNFVALPHGTDKDEEVVEEGIYLVQVPDGVDFGTKEEPKIATLLFVVALKKEHQLAVLQDLAFFCSDIDQVMALSDAETIEEVQMIFEHGHI
- a CDS encoding BglG family transcription antiterminator produces the protein MYLSPREKQLLAEFLSSPSPVSIQKMMNLLKVSKRTIYRELDNLEVSLKSVNASLKKAARGSFVIEASEEVLEQLKENTDGKSNDLSTAKRQHAILAELLLTTEPLSLAHFMESYRISNTTFYADIKQLEESIRQLPLEIIRNQGYEIEGPEKYRRLLTANVLELEINEYELFHSISFDASLNYFFRFVDPQHLSLARKVIGEELIQKKTNLSDRKLEHLVLMLTLTMERVTKNHLLTNETYNSLANKELLQTAKRLFSRIASETKQLYPVNEIVFFAGLLNDFTNSFDQNFFEETFDTQLAYLVKQLIQEVSEETNVHFYEDETLYKMLLTHLSGVFSRAVLQEETLTNPILEKIMVQYEEVANAIRKAVERIFQEKKLSEEEIAYMVLHFANSLERSPKESNISIAGFSPSGLASTSMLELRLKRYFPFIQQIHFYRIADLKKIDLQEEYDVVISTSILPGYGGKYILVSPLLLEDEVKQLKEAFSHIEKKKRQKITYNSNNEWMIEDTYEETMHFMDQINQLLGRFFIQELDNPETISETIRSLFPYFPEGLVTDEEVVHRRLLKRYEQAPIGIPHTNMGLFHTSSSLISKPIFCIFNLKHPLTIEGMDRQPVDLSRMLVMLAPSPIQEKDGILLGKISGAIIMNDLNTEIFRSGNKEIVYQLLAKILIEEIKK
- a CDS encoding PTS transporter subunit EIIC translates to MEYKWKANNSSRVSMKQLRKAGHHLNEMIMPNLSLFIAWGILSLATKGVSGDLHTTLEEVCHWMIQLLLPILISYSGGKSVGGQKGAVAGAIASLGLIARSNAPQIVGAMIIGPLAGIVYEQFVSRFHVKFKAGYEMLVSNLLVGLTGSVICIIGIVFIEPVLNSVHLLLASVVSWLVTMNLLPLVSLILEPLKVLFFNNAINHGVLTPLGIEFSQTVGYSSLFLMEANPGPGLGILLSILCFAEKQEKVNASGALMIHAIGGIHEIYFPFVLLRPYLFLAVMAGGASGTLIFQWLDTGLAAPVSPGSLLVIFANAPYPQLAGVSIGIAISTFVTFICAAILLKLPNKEKENKTVKERGEILEPSIIHSVIFACDSGMGSSAMGAALLKKKLAAEKIDLSVGYSSIYELNNQVNQLVIVQHELAGLAREKVPQSQIYVLDHFLETDILLSRIKEAIQFPKREEKKEIADITEQKTSPANIVFLYKNNRRGSQTMGMTILSQLAKKAKKQFVISKESIEKIKIQEETIYIAQRELAVTEQLEEKIPRLVLVEHWVATNEYEKLVKGEI
- the manA gene encoding mannose-6-phosphate isomerase, class I, which produces MQEPMFLKPVFQEKIWGGSRLRSVFGFDIPNDKIGEDWAISAHPHGVSVVENGEFKGKRLDELWSEHKELFGHPSEPVFPLLIKILDAEDDLSVQVHPDDAYGMKHEGELGKTECWYIIDAEPGAEIIYGHHAKTREELAEMIKDGRWDDLLKKVPVKKGDFFYVPSGTIHAIGKGIMILETQQSSDTTYRVYDYDRKDAQGQTRELHIQQSIDVTTVPAKTPELQIKEVRKGNSSIVTYLETEFFNVYEWDIKGITSFKKQAPYTLMTVIEGAGDLVVDGKTYPLEKGTSCIIPNGVSEWAVQGELAIIATEPGK
- a CDS encoding serine hydrolase domain-containing protein, whose product is MYPHTKQLILKKMEEGFYPGVAVAFIKENQVETFTAGFAQVVPEKQLMTEDLLFDAASLTKVVATTSLVLRLLEDGKIELDQPLHKYLPEFENQTITLRHLLTHTSDIKTWIPNRDKLSQEELIAAYLKLEPGEQLGKEVKYTDAGTILLGLMLEEIYQETAVEIFQEQVLEPLGMMNSLFLPFPSKKIVPTEQLPSGEVLRGQTHDPKARVLAEHAGNAGLFIDLKDSITFVQMYLNKGKIRNGRFLEEETIDSLLQDQTPKKNGYRSLGWDLKKDVEDGHAILFHTGYTGTFFLIDIKTQEALIFLSNRVHPVDHRAEYLICRDEIVENFLKEKAVLPK
- a CDS encoding VOC family protein, with the translated sequence MKDFQLGAATYLKSVAIRVKDRDKMIDFYKNVVGFDLKREENELAILGTEEAGSEMLLLEESPRANDHMGVIKKLNRFSLIIPSTEEMADILCRIRKMNYPIKEALEDHGRMGILLVDPEENELEIYHEENKNDQREIPETMDQEALLRKSEEKFSKLSTGSYFEKIHLNVTNLTKERQFLNHVLGLKVHNEEEGIHVLNEGDFHVGLTEASGGAIDLPTDEVIGLDFLKFMIDTESMEGLIAHLQQLSVDFFLDKKHTVLTIYDAIGIEWWFVSEPKEKNKTDIRCDA